From Simkaniaceae bacterium:
AAGGATGCCTTAGCAAAACTCGATAAGCAATTTGGGACAAAGGGGAATCGCGTTTTTTATCTTTCAACACAACCGAGCTACTTTCCCGAAATCGTTCAAAAGCTTCATAAAAACGGCCACATCTATGACTATGAAAAAGAACAGGAAAAATGGTCTCGCATCATTATTGAAAAACCCTTCGGCCACGATCTTGACTCTGCCAAAGCCCTCCAAGCAGAGCTAACAAAATATTTAAGCGAAGAACAAATCTACCGGATCGACCACTATCTTGGAAAAGAGACCGTTCAAAACCTTCTTGTTTTCCGCTTTGGAAATGCCCTCTTTGAAAACTTATGGAATAACCGCTATATCGACCATATCCAAATCACCGTAGCAGAGGATATTGGCATTGGAACGCGTGGGAATTTTTATGAAGAATCGGGATTGTTGCGCGATATTGTCCAAAACCACATGATGCAGCTCTTATCGCTCGTTGCAATGGAGCCCCCCGTTAATCTCAGCTCCAATGCGGTGCGCGACGAAAAAGTTAAAGTTTTACAAGCGATTGCTCCATTCAATGATACGACGTTTGAATCCCATGCAGTCCGTGGACAATATGGAAAAGGTGTGATTGTAGGTAAAGAAGTTAAAGGATATCGAGAAGAAGAC
This genomic window contains:
- the zwf gene encoding glucose-6-phosphate dehydrogenase encodes the protein MNQNPFQENGQGQRNIEPCILVIFGATGDLTAKKLMPAIYNLKREGQLPAQFVCVGFARREKTNEQFRDEMKTAISEHSRVKPIDEGLWQTFKEQIFYHRSDFDKDEGYIALKDALAKLDKQFGTKGNRVFYLSTQPSYFPEIVQKLHKNGHIYDYEKEQEKWSRIIIEKPFGHDLDSAKALQAELTKYLSEEQIYRIDHYLGKETVQNLLVFRFGNALFENLWNNRYIDHIQITVAEDIGIGTRGNFYEESGLLRDIVQNHMMQLLSLVAMEPPVNLSSNAVRDEKVKVLQAIAPFNDTTFESHAVRGQYGKGVIVGKEVKGYREEDKVNPNSQMETYVALKLFVNNWRWDGVPFYLRGAK